The following coding sequences are from one Gammaproteobacteria bacterium window:
- a CDS encoding HigA family addiction module antidote protein, whose translation MTMRNLKRRPTHPGALLREDVLPVLDMTQTEFARRLGVSRLSVSDLLHEKRALSPDMAARIARLLDTTPESWLRMQTAVDL comes from the coding sequence ATGACCATGCGAAACCTTAAACGCCGGCCTACGCATCCCGGCGCCTTGCTGCGCGAGGATGTATTGCCGGTGCTTGACATGACGCAAACCGAGTTCGCGCGGCGGCTTGGCGTCTCTCGCCTGAGCGTGTCCGACTTGCTGCATGAGAAGCGCGCGCTTTCGCCTGATATGGCAGCGCGGATCGCACGCCTGTTGGATACCACGCCGGAAAGCTGGCTGCGCATGCAAACGGCTGTTGATCTTTG